A single window of Nostoc sp. C052 DNA harbors:
- a CDS encoding ParM/StbA family protein: MSNIHTLQKIFPAGFDNGYGSLKLLVEGFEVVRVPSYITNAEMEDVSGRVVFNGTAYTVGESAYRTGNYFDRNTDNNENKVNNALLTLLGALAHLPHRKAWHLKLVVSLHDVGLAEELQKVLNGEYQPILAGKQSDVKVEVLKVVLEGMGALFGHPLPKKLTILDFGNGTTLYSRYNRGQREVHTAYPIGVEVLIDDISQKMKHLNGGKIGDASKIRFCLEMGHTRYSRDIDIKDVYSTCLKDWYEKYLKKVVNLTLDAKHQGDEIWAIGGGCLLPGFKKLLEKNGFKILDNPVEANVFGLLEMAKTISAKNPASTSIK, translated from the coding sequence ATGTCAAACATTCACACGTTACAAAAAATTTTTCCTGCGGGTTTCGATAACGGTTACGGAAGCCTAAAACTTTTAGTCGAAGGATTTGAAGTAGTTCGTGTCCCCAGCTATATAACTAATGCCGAGATGGAAGATGTTTCAGGGCGCGTAGTTTTTAACGGCACTGCTTACACAGTTGGAGAGTCAGCTTACCGTACAGGAAATTATTTTGACCGCAACACAGACAATAATGAAAATAAAGTCAATAATGCGTTGTTGACTTTATTGGGTGCATTGGCACATCTCCCACACCGTAAGGCTTGGCACTTAAAATTAGTAGTTAGCTTACATGACGTTGGTCTGGCTGAAGAATTACAAAAAGTACTCAATGGAGAATATCAGCCAATACTTGCTGGCAAACAATCAGACGTGAAAGTAGAAGTCCTGAAAGTTGTACTAGAGGGAATGGGTGCATTGTTTGGGCATCCACTACCAAAAAAATTAACCATTTTAGACTTTGGCAATGGAACAACCCTGTATTCTCGTTACAACCGGGGTCAACGAGAAGTTCACACTGCCTACCCTATAGGTGTAGAAGTTCTCATCGATGATATCTCCCAAAAAATGAAGCATTTAAATGGCGGAAAAATTGGGGATGCCTCCAAGATCCGATTTTGTCTGGAAATGGGGCATACCCGATACAGCCGGGACATTGATATCAAAGATGTATACAGTACTTGTTTGAAAGATTGGTATGAAAAATACTTGAAGAAAGTGGTAAATCTCACATTGGATGCCAAGCACCAAGGTGATGAAATCTGGGCGATTGGTGGAGGCTGCCTCTTACCAGGATTTAAGAAGCTGTTGGAGAAAAACGGCTTCAAAATCCTGGACAATCCGGTAGAAGCCAATGTCTTTGGGCTTTTAGAGATGGCAAAGACCATTTCTGCCAAGAATCCAGCATCTACATCTATTAAGTGA
- a CDS encoding DUF1003 domain-containing protein: MKLGGMNEEEFEYYEDNNPALSKIIQRNIRTLIRLRLQAANKRNLQDRIADMITSFSGHIVFVYVHIVWFGAWIVLNTGRIGVHPFDPFPYGLLTMVVSLEAIFLSTFVLISQNRLSEESEYRTNLNLQIALLTEHEVTRVLQMLDAIQDKMGIDNDEDSELADLEMETKPEDVLTEIERLQQLALKRKKLIKHNSR, translated from the coding sequence ATGAAACTTGGTGGCATGAATGAGGAGGAATTTGAATATTATGAAGACAATAATCCAGCACTGTCTAAAATCATACAGCGTAACATTCGGACTCTGATTCGCCTTCGACTTCAGGCTGCTAATAAACGAAATCTACAAGACCGAATTGCGGATATGATTACTTCTTTTTCAGGACATATAGTTTTTGTTTACGTACATATCGTCTGGTTTGGAGCTTGGATTGTTTTGAACACAGGAAGAATCGGCGTGCATCCGTTCGATCCATTTCCCTACGGACTATTGACAATGGTGGTATCGCTGGAAGCAATTTTTCTGTCAACATTTGTGTTAATTAGTCAAAACCGCCTCAGTGAAGAAAGTGAATATCGAACAAACTTAAATTTACAAATTGCGCTACTGACAGAGCATGAAGTCACACGAGTATTACAAATGCTTGATGCGATTCAAGACAAAATGGGCATTGACAATGATGAAGACAGTGAGCTTGCTGATTTAGAAATGGAAACCAAGCCCGAAGATGTACTAACTGAAATTGAGCGGCTTCAGCAGTTAGCACTGAAGAGAAAAAAGCTGATTAAACATAATTCGAGATAA